The genomic window ACCATGGGATCAATTTGAAcataatagaaaattatatggAGTTACAACTACatataaagaagaaatatatacaaccaatttagatattaataaaataccaCAATATGTAAAAGTTCATGCAGACAAAATTGCAAAGGAATTAGAGTATAGGGGAATACATCTTGACCCTGAAGATGCTGAAAGAGATAATAAAGACTTAGATGAAGAAGATTTATTTGGAGCAGTCAGAcagaataaagaaaaatttacaaaaaatcaaaaatttaaaaaggaagaaaacaaatataaacaaaatcaAGCAAAATCAAATCAATTCACCATTAAAGacttaaaggaaaaaattcaattagtcaaaaaggaaaatgaaaaaaaatatccaaGTAAAAAAGTTTAACATATTGCAACCtagttttataatattatgatttATGTATGTGCCAGATCTCGTGTCTACTCAGTTgtgtatacatgtgtatgtatacatatatatattcgtaaATTCCCAATTTTATACcttatgagaaaaaaaaaaagaaaaaggaaaagaaaaaatcacATAAGCGATTCTTCCAGCAgcaacttatatatattcgcgcgtacatatatatatatatatatatatatatatatagcaatTGTACGCTTTGTtcattttgtacattttttttttttttttcctttttttccatgtaaagcaaataagcaaaaaaaaataaatttttctatatcttcatcaaatgatgaaaataattctagcaatagaaaaaataaagtttcaTCAAAAAAACCAGTTAACAAAAATTCTGATTTTATTGTAAGATTTGAGTATATAAAATgtgtgttttattttttacgtattttttgttttctatGCATCCTTGTGTTTATCCTTATGTTTGTGAGTTACTGTATCATTTACGTTGTGATTTTACATATTCGTTCGCGtatacgtgcatacatacataagtgcatatatatatatatatatatatatatatatatatatatatatatacacgtttATGTTCATATTGCTCATGTGCTCCAATCCATTTTCAGGGAATTAATGCCTTAAATTTGGAACCTGCCTTGCCAAAACTGGACGACAAAACTAGAATTGAATGGATTAtgttcaaaaataaaacgaaaaataaatcGTCAAACAAAAAAGACAAATCGACGGAAAAGCAAGAATTTATAACGGCATCCAGAGAGTTTAATGAAAAGCTAACCaagtaatgaaaaaattcgAGGCTTTGAAATTGttcacacatatatgtagatatatgcttttatgtatatttatgtgtgtgCATATTTTATTGCTGCATGGGTTATATTATTGTGCAAGGATTACACCTTCGTAAGACCCCGTGGGATTACATGATTTGTATATACAACAAGCAGCTCAATGGTACATATCTCTTGTTCATGATTTTTagtaaaatgaatttaaatGCAAAGATGTCTAATACAAAACTAAATAAAGGTTACGCAGTATTGAATCAGTTTTATATTGACAATCAGAAGAATGAGTCTAGCATAACAGGTTATGTGACCATAACAAGCTATTCGCTATTAtttcgtatatataaatacttacaagtatttatgtataaatatatattgtacatatatatatgtataattttttttttttttttttgcgttcaaattattatcgctgttttatttttaataccccctatttttttttacatttttacagaaaaggtaaaatataacaacaCGCATGAGACAGGTAAACGATGATACAATTTATGACAAGAATTTTAGTACTTCATGttagataaaaatttttttttttttttacttttttttttttaccttttgattttttttttcttcccccCTCCCCCACGTatagatgaaaataaaatgcagGGAAATGGAAGTgtgttaaatattaataacatgAATTATAACAAGTCAAATGTTAATACAAATGCAGTGTTAAACAATTCCAATATGCATCCATATGATGCTTAcgttttaaattataacaacTTTAATGccatgaaaaataatatgattgGCCACATGGGTGAGAGAACATAACTTGCACACAAATATGCACGTAAATatgctcatatatataaatgtatatatatgtgtgtgtatgtttatatatatatatataactcgTTTAGCAAATCCCCCTGTTTTGTTACAcgtcatatatattatttatccGTGAAACAGATTATTATCAAAATGTGACCCAATTACCAGACGCACAAAATCAAAAGTATCCTTATGCCCATccaaatttttacaaaaatgggGGAGTGAGACCACCATATGTAAggagtacatatatacatataagtgcacatatatatatatatatatatatatatatatatatatatatatatatccgtAGTGTACACGTGAGTATGCATATAATGTTGCTTGTTATTACTTAaagtttataattttattattttattttttttttttttcattatcaatATCATATGACTGTTGATCAATCATGAGctattacatgtatatatgtttgcatGTAGATGTACGtaatttcatatatgtatacatttaaacGACGGTGTAATGTGATATAATGTGTATTAATTCgtggatttttttttttttttagcaaaatatgaatttagaTATGATGctaaataaatttcataattCCATGAACAACATCCCTAGTAAAGGCCATGCTCATCAGAAGTCAAATAGTGAACTATGCCCTTTTCCAGTTGTAAGTTACTACCAAGCAGTCATTACCTTTTTTTAAGGCATCATGtgcatgtatttatatatgtgagcattcatgtatttatgtattcatTTGTGCACATGatcattccttttttatgtttGGTGCAGAAAGCTGCTGCATCGAAGCACTTGTTCGATAAATTAATAAGTAACGCATTGAGACTCTCAGAAGAAGAAGACTATGTAAATAGTCCCCTTGAATTTAACAGTACTCAAAAATTAagttatagaaatatattaggAGAAATAGCATCATTAGATTCTATAAACTCTTGTCAAGAAGCCAATAACTTTTCGAATAATATACCCATGCAACAGAATATATCAAATGTTTTAGTTAATTTTCCATTTATACCTATTATGAACCCCGCAGTGAATAATCGTTTTTTAGAGAATCCCCATTATTTAAGTCCATATTTTCGTAATTATTATCCGAATAATTCTACTCCAGTAAATACAAATAACgcctatttttttaatatgccCTTAACAAATGTTGATGTAAATTATtcatcaaataaaaatatgaatttatacCCTCCAAGAAATCTACATGCGCAAAACTCGCATATAAATTTTCCAATACCCTCTCATATATcatcaaatataaattatgcagtaaataacaataattctttaaatataataagtaaTTCAAATGCCCCTAATCCAAATTTAAACATTCCCCCCTATGTACCTGAATTTGTTCATATgaatatgcaaaaatatcCCAATCATCAGTCAGTAcctgttcctttttttccccaATATCAGtatcaaaattattatacatcACCCACACATGGAATGAATAACGCGTAAAAAAGTGGTTTAAAATGTACAGCTAGTTTTTTCTCataagtaataaataaatatgtgccacagataatatatatatgtttgaaGCTTAGTTAGCAAGAGCTTGAAATTTTGAATGCTTGAAGGATGGacataagaaaaatgaaaggaaaaaattaaaaatattctgggaattttttaaaaataagacgaaaggataaaaatatgGAGGACGTTAAAGAAAAGTtacaaaaagataaataaaaatagaaaaatcaTAAACtgattgaaaaaaataacaaagagatcgtaaaaaaataacgaaGAGATCgtgaaaaaattagaaagaattaaaaaaattaaaattttttttttttttaacgttTCATTTAATGATACTTTTGGTATGAACCTTTACATATCCTAATTATAGACCTAATAATTAactgtatatacataaatataaataaatcattctcatttgtttttcataattttgttCTAATGCACAACATTAATGCCATATATGTTATACATAGACATATAGTGTGTACAGTACAAATtaaatcattaaaataaagaaaattttgtttacaactaaaacttttttttttttttcttttttttttttttggatatGATTAATATTTAACTCTAAAATAACtatcaaattaaaatttaatttttaatatttgtataaatggttatgtaaattattcatgtaatatatatatagcaagGGTATCATTTTAGCATTTTCACCCTGTTAATCTCGCTCATTTATCATATATGTTTCAActtgtatgtataattatatatttgcgtattatatatatttctttgtaatgttaatatatttttttttttttattaccttGCACTTGTCAATTACTCAATATTTAGAagcttttttaataaaaaaaataagcaaataatttttcgtGTAATTAAAGGATTAATAAAACACCCAAGGGGAAGTATATACAAGTCAATAAGGGCTAACACAATCAGAAATTATAAGAGGATACATGTATCAATAAAAGAATATCTCATTAATTAATTACAAACCTATTAGATATATCTGCGACTAAGCAGTAACGTATGCATgtgtttttatatacatgtatatctatctgtctatatatacatatatatatatatattatatctatGCACACACCTTTGACATTCCTGCTAATTTTTCACCCTCCAAAAGCACATATTATAAGTACGTTACTCTATGGTTCAATGACACATAAAcgattttataaatatatgtaggGAATGgtaaattttctatttttgttTGAGCTAAATATTTAAGAGTAATATTACTTAGAAAGACAATATATGTTTctaaaatacgaaaaaatataaagaatatgtacatacatttttatattaaatttttttttgttgttatttACAACTTTGTAAGTTTTGAAAATTTGAGTTAATTTTTATCCTGTatcctttaaaaaatagtagaaTAATACTCATTATATTTGTTACGCaaaattgttatattaatattttatcctCTGGGTGATTTTAATATTaccttatatataaattgacTATATAActgtatttaaaaatgtgaaaagcAAACctaaaatttcattaattgTATGCAAAAATTTCTCATTTATTTCACACTATTTCACGACTTAATAAGCCTCCTAACTagttatatgtttatataaatgaaaaatatagaaaaaaaaaaaaaaaaaaaaagaatctatatgtataaatttttttttttttctgaagaaattaatcattaataattttatttaatatatattttattcttaatataGCGTTGTGCATTTAAATTCTTTGCCTTGCAAATAGatcatttacttttttccttATGCACCAATTAAAAACATGTTcgagcaaaaaaaaaaaaaaataaaataaaataaaataatcaatTAATCAATTATATTACGTTACATATATAGAACTAACATTTAAAAGATGAAAGAGTGAGAGCAAGGGTGTGACataatttttgttgttttttcCACGCAcacagaaaataaaaaatttgaacaCAGcaattctatatatttttttctttttttttaatgtatatattaataaaaaaaactaaaatatataaagggtgttttaaattatgaatgagtttttaaatttccattcaaaaaaaaaataaaaaaaagcatttttactcaaattttttttgtctatATTATaagataaacaaaaataaaaatgtggTAATTATATACCTTATAAATTTGCAAAATTGTTAT from Plasmodium malariae genome assembly, chromosome: 13 includes these protein-coding regions:
- the PmUG01_13024600 gene encoding ataxin-2 like protein, putative; translated protein: MKKSESGNSQDMHLKNVNQERLAHVMACLIGNEVNVHMKDGNEIRGLFHAYNSTLKEDKKQVDISLNFARVLPKDEKVSGPINKAMIIPENLYTIIVGKNIKLDLKDPDEVKNLNEKFKLDGDISEKKKKFNSSIVNRELKRWVCDSNDFDDSKLKLDEENINEPWDQFEHNRKLYGVTTTYKEEIYTTNLDINKIPQYVKVHADKIAKELEYRGIHLDPEDAERDNKDLDEEDLFGAVRQNKEKFTKNQKFKKEENKYKQNQAKSNQFTIKDLKEKIQLVKKENEKKYPTNKQKKINFSISSSNDENNSSNRKNKVSSKKPVNKNSDFIGINALNLEPALPKLDDKTRIEWIMFKNKTKNKSSNKKDKSTEKQEFITASREFNEKLTNKMNLNAKMSNTKLNKGYAVLNQFYIDNQKNESSITEKVKYNNTHETDENKMQGNGSVLNINNMNYNKSNVNTNAVLNNSNMHPYDAYVLNYNNFNAMKNNMIGHMDYYQNVTQLPDAQNQKYPYAHPNFYKNGGVRPPYQNMNLDMMLNKFHNSMNNIPSKGHAHQKSNSELCPFPVKAAASKHLFDKLISNALRLSEEEDYVNSPLEFNSTQKLSYRNILGEIASLDSINSCQEANNFSNNIPMQQNISNVLVNFPFIPIMNPAVNNRFLENPHYLSPYFRNYYPNNSTPVNTNNAYFFNMPLTNVDVNYSSNKNMNLYPPRNLHAQNSHINFPIPSHISSNINYAVNNNNSLNIISNSNAPNPNLNIPPYVPEFVHMNMQKYPNHQSVPVPFFPQYQYQNYYTSPTHGMNNA